Sequence from the Arthrobacter pigmenti genome:
CCGCGATCGGCGAGTGGAGCGCGAAGCTCACTGTTGCGGAGGCGCTCGCAGTGCTCGACGACGCCGGTGTCCCCGCCGGACCGATCTACACGGCCGAAGACATCGTGAAGGACGATCAGTACGCATCGCGGAACATGATCCAGCGGTTCAGCGTCTCAACGGGCGAGGAAACGCTCGACGACGTCGCCTTCCCGGGCATCACGCCCGTCATCGGTGGTGCTTCGCTGCCCATCCGCAACCTCGGACCGGACCTGGGAGAGAACACGGCGGAGATCCTCCGAGACCTGCTCGACCGGTCCCCGGGAGACGTGGACCGCATCCTGGAAGACATGGGGCTGACCCCGGCCCTTGAGAAGGAGATCCGATGACCCGCACAACCGCGCTCCGCGACGTAACCTTGCGCGACGGACTGCAGCTGACCGGCGGCGTCCTTGCCACCGACCGCAAGGTCAGCATTGTCCGTTCCCTCCTTGCCGCCGGGGTGCCCGCCCTCGAAATCGGTTCCATGGCGCGGCCGGACCTGGTACCGCCCATGGCCAACACCCTTGAGGTCATCGAGGCGCTCACGCCTGAGGAACTTGAGAAGTGCTGGATCTGGGTGGCCACCCCGCGCCACGTACAGAAGGCCACCGCAGCAGGCGCCAAGAACGTCCAGTACTGCCTCAGCGTCTCCGATGCCCACAACCAGGCCAACATCGGGCGCACCACCGAGGCGAGCATGGCCGCACTGCCGGAGGCCGTGGGGTACGCGAACGACGCCGGAGCCACCATCCAGCTCTGCCTGGCGACGTCGTTCACCTGCCCCTTCGAAGGGCGCATCGACCCGGAACGGGTGCTCGCGCTGGTAGCCGACGAGCGCTCGGCTGGAACCAACGACGTCGTCATCTGTGACACCCTCGGCCACGCCGTCCCGCAGGAAGTCGGCAGCCTGATCCGCAGGACCACTGAGCTATCCCCGGAGCGCGGGGTGGTGTACCACGGGCACGACACCTGGGGGATGGGGGTCGCCAACGCACTTGCCGCGATCGACGCCGGCGCCTACATGGTGGACGGGGCGCTCGCCGGCCTGGGCGGTTGCCCGTTCGCACCCGGCGCCTCGGGCAACACCTCGAGTGAGGACATCCTGTTCGCTACGCGCCCGGGGTGGCTCACGCCGTCGTCGTTCGCTGAACTGGTCACCCTCGGCGAAGGCGTCATCGCGGAACTGGGCGAGGACAACCGGTCCAAGGCCGCCCAGGGCGCACGCTCCAAGGCCAGCGCCTTCGAGTGGGTTATCTAAGCGTTTTCTCGCCGGGCAGCCGCCCACCGATCATGCGGGTGATGCGCTCGGTTGCCTCGAGGAGGTTCTCGACCCAGGACTCACAGAGTTCGGGAGTCATACGCAAGGACGGCCCCATGATCGTCAGGGCGCCCATGATGTCCGCCTGCGCGTTGAAGACCGGCGCGGACAGGCCGCTGGAGCCGGATTCGCGCTCGCCGATCGTAATCGCGTAGCCATCCACGCGGGTCTTCTCTATCGCGTCGCGGAGAATCTCCCGGTCGGTGATGGTTCCGGCGGTCAGCGGATCAAGGTCCATGGCGAGGATGCGATCGGCAAGTGGCCGGTCATAGGCCAGGAGCACCCGGCCGGCGGAGCCTGCGTGGAGCGGCAGGATGTCGCCAACGTGCATGGCGCGGCGCAGCATGTGGTGGGTCTCGGCCATCGCCACGCACACGCGGTACTCCAGCGACGACTGGTAGAAGCAGACGGTTTCGCCGAGGGAATCCCGCAGTTCCTTCATGACCGGCTTCAGGGTCTCGAGGATTTCGACGCCGTGCGCGGCCGGAGCTGCCCAGTACGCCATCTTCACGCCAACCCGGTAGCCGTCCTGGGTGCGGTCGAGGAAGCCGTTGGCCACCAGGTTGCCGACGAGCCGCTGCACGGTGGAGGTCGGCAACCCCGTGGCCTTGCGGATGTCCGCGAGGGTGAGTTCGGGCCTGCTGAGCGAGAAGGCGTCAAGGATGCTCGTGATCTTGTTGAGGACCAGCAGGGGAGCGGGTCCCGTGTCAGCAGTTGCAGGCATACCCCAATCCTAGGATGGACTCACTTGCCATCCTGTTCGCCGTCCTGCTCGTCTTCCTCGTTGACCGGCCGGTCATCGTCCGCTGCATCGGTTGCGGCGCCCGACGGCGTTGCCCCGCCTTCGCCGCTCCAGTCGCTGGAATCGCTGGCGTCGTAGGCGGGATCGGACTGGACATCCGGGTCGGTGTCGGGCTTGCCCGGCAGGTCCTCATCGATTTCCTGTGGTTCGTCCGAGGTGCTCTGGCTCATGATGTCCTCCTGGGGTTTGTTGCCGTACTTGATTCCTACTTGGCTCGCGTGGTCTCCGTCAAGGAACCGGTACTGTTTCAGGATCCGCCTGCACTGCAGGCGTTGCCTGCAACGAGTGCGATCTGCACTCTGCAGGCACCGCTGAGAGAGATACCTACCGCCGCATGGTGCTCAACCGCCCAGCCAGGGCGATTGCATTGAACGGCGCATGTACCTTCACGTCATTGTCGAAATAGACGTGCACATCCCGGCCCTGCCCGTCCGGGCAGCCGCTGCCCGTAAGCCAACCGTGGACCAGTCCCGCCCACTCATCCAGTTCCTTGTCGGAGTAGCCACTCGTATACAGCTCCGTGCTGCCGTGCAGGCGCACATAAACGACGCCGCCGGTCACCTCCCGGAACTGCGGCCACTTTTCGGCGGAGTCGGCCACCACCATGGCCACCGAATGCTTCCGGAGAATCTCGTAACACGCTTCGTCCCGGAAGCTCTCGTGGCGGACCTCGAGGGCGTGGCATAGCGGCCGATCAGCGTCGGTCTCTGTCCAGTTGCGGTCCTTGAGGCGATCGTCGTGGCCTTTGGCGAGAGAGGCGGCGGCCGTCGTCGTCGTTGGCAGTTGGGAAAGGAAGCCCTCGAGAAGTTCCGCGTCGAAGCGGCGGGTGGCGGGCAGCTGCCAGAGGATAGGTCCAAGCTTGGAGCCGAGGGCGAGAACACCCGACGCGAAGAAGTTCGCGAGAGCCGTTTCCGCGTTCCGCAGGCCCAGCATGTGCGTGATGAAGCGCGGGCCCTTGACGGAGAAGCGGAAAGCATCCGGTGCTGTGTCCCGCCACTGAACAAAGCTGGTTGGTCGCTGTAAGGAGTAGAAGGTGCCGTTGATTTCGATCGTGTCGAGATGCTGGGAGGCGTACTCGAGCTCGAGCCGCTGCGGCAGCCCAACCGGATAGAAGTTTTTCCGCCACGGTGCGTATCGCCAGCCCGAAATGCCGATGCGGGCTGTCGGGACTGACGGGCTCATGAACTGAACGTACTACTCAAACGTGACTTCGTAATAGTCAATGAGCAGGTAATCGCCGCCTTCGAGAATGACGTGAAGCTCTACGGGTTGTCGGGTGTCACCGTACCTGAGCCCGACGACGTTGCGGTCACCGTTGTGAACGAAGTCGGCGCTGATGAGCAGATTGAGCGCGGCGCCTTCCGATTCGCTGCCGAGCAACTCCCTGAACTCATAGCCCATGGAGTATGGCTCTTCATTCGGCCGGTCAGAACGGCTCTCCAGCGTGGAGTAATGCAGCGTGAGGTTGCTTGCGTGGAACTCGCCCGCTTTTCTGAGGAACTCCTGGTGGGAGATGTCGCTGGAAGCGACGATTTCGTCGGTGAAGAGCGCCTCGACGTGGGTGGGCTGCATTTGCGCGACCACTTCGTGGGCGAAGGCACCGACGCTGATACTTCCGTCATAGTGCTCATAAACCTCGGCGCTCGCCCCGGCATTTATCCATGCGGTAAGACGGTCGACGACGGCGCGTCCTGTCTCTTCGTCGGTGCCCGACGACGGGATACGAAGCGACTCAACCGTCGGCACCATCTCCGCTGGGAGCGGGCCAACAGCTTCAACGACGGCGCCGCCCCCAACGTGGCTGCCGCCGTCGTCGGGATTGCTGCAGCCTGAAACGAGAAGGAGCGCTGCAAAAAGCAGAGACAAACGCCGGACCGGATGCATGGTTCCCCCTGGAAGCCGGCGACCGCTGCCCTTGCGAGCGGTTCCTGAACCGGTGAGGAAATCATAAGTTCCCGTCCGACCAATTCCTTGTGAAGACCTGCAACGAGGCGTAAAATTCCTCACCTCAGCTCGTGTGGGGGTTGGCAGGAAAGGAGTCCTTCACCCATATTAACCCGGCGCCGTGCACGCCCCGAATGAAGCTGACCGTCATGACATCCGCAGTTTCGAGCGTCTCTTTACGAACCAGCTATTCCCTTCCTCGAATCGCGTTCCTCTCGTTGGCCGCGATTGCCGCCTGGATCGCGTCGGTCACCATAGGCTCAGTAGTACGGGTCGAGCCGCCCGTGGAGCAAGTGGCACTCACCTTTCACACCCTCTCCGTTGTTGCCGCCTTCGGTGCCGTCCTGCTGGTCGACTGGGTGGGTTTCCTCTGGCTCATCACACGCCGCCAACTCCACGAGACGAGCCGCATCGAATCGGCGGCTCTGCCCATCATCTGGGCAGGCATCGGTGGATTGCTGATCACGGGTGCGCTCATCAACCCCGACATGCAGAACCCCTTCACCGTGGTGAAGACGGCCGCCGTGCTGATCCTTACGCTGAACGGCATCCTGCTGATCCCCTGTATGCGCCGGCTGAACTCCAAGCCGCGCCACACCCGTTTCGTGGACCTCGACGTTGGAATGCGCACGCACCTGCTGATCTGCCTCGGCATCTCGCAGGCGTGCTGGTGGACGGCGATGATCGTAGGCTTCGTCAACGGCGCGCAGGGCGGCTGAAGCAAAGCGTTCGCGTAACGCTCCCGGGCGCTGAACGGGGAGTCCGCTAAACTTGGGTGGTAAGAGCCCCGGACTTCTTACAAGTCTTGGGGCATTCTCATGCACGGCGGCACCTTGCGCGCGGCACGCGGCGCGCTAAAGAATGCGGCCAACAAATGGGGGAGGATCCCATGCCAGCAATTGTGATTGTCGGAGCCCAATGGGGCGACGAAGGTAAAGGCAAGGCCACAGACCTGCTCGGCGGTCGCGTCGATTACGTCGTAAAGCCGAACGGTGGCAACAACGCCGGGCACACCGTCGTCGTCGGCGGTGAAAAGTACGAACTCAAGCTCCTTCCCGCAGGCATCCTCAGCCCCAACGCAATCCCGATCATCGGTAATGGCTGCGTCATCAACCTGGAGGCATTGTTTGAGGAGATTGACGGACTCGTTGCCCGTGGTGCAGATACCTCCAAGCTCCGCGTCTCCGCGAACGCCCACCTCGTGGCCCCGTACCACCAGGTCCTGGACAAGGTCACCGAACGCTTTCTCGGCAAGCGCGCGATCGGAACTACCGGGCGCGGCATCGGCCCTGCCTATATGGACAAGGTCGCGCGCCTCGGCATCCGCGTGCAGGACGTGTTCGACGAGTCGATCCTGCGCCAGAAGGTCGAGGGCTCACTGGAGCAGAAGAATGAACTGCTGGTCAAGGTCTACAACCGGCGTGACGTCCAGGTCGAAGAGATCATCGAGTACTTCCTGTCCTTCGCCGAGCGCTTGCGGCCACTGGTCATCGACTCCACCTATGTGCTCAATGAAGCACTCGACGCCGGCAAGGTGGTCCTCATGGAGGGCGGCCAGGCAACGTTCCTCGACGTGGATCACGGCACGTACCCGTTCGTGACGTCGTCGAATCCCACCGCGGGCGGCGCCTCCGTGGGGTCAGGTATTGGCCCGACGCGCATCAGCCGGGCAGTCGGCATCATCAAGGCGTACACCACACGTGTGGGCGCGGGTCCGTTCCCCACCGAACTCTTCGACGACATGGGAATCTACCTGCAGAAGACCGGCGGTGAATACGGTGTGAACACCGGCCGGCCGCGCCGCTGTGGCTGGTACGACGCCGTTCTGGCGCGGCATGCTGCCCGCGTGAACGGCTTCACGGACTACTTCGTGACCAAGCTCGACGTCCTGACCGGCATCGACCGCATCCCCGTGTGCGTGGCGTACGACGTCGACGGCGTCCGCCACGACGAAATGCCCATGACGCAGACCGAGTTCCACCACGCCAAGCCCATCTTCGAGTACTTCGAGGGCTGGAGCGAGGACATCACGGGCGCACGGACCATCGGCGATCTCCCCGAGAATGCGCAGACCTACGTGCGGGCGCTGGAGAAGATGTCCGGCACCCGGTTCTCGGCGATCGGCGTTGGCCCGGACCGCGACCAGACCATCGTGATCAACGACCTGATCGCCGGTTAACTACCTCGACTCTCCCCAAATGGGCTTTCTCAGCGGGTTTTCAGCCTGAGAAGCCCCATTTGGGGAGAGTCGATGCGGATGGGGTCTAGAGGTTGCTGGTTACCTCGCCGCTTTCGCGGAGCTTTTCCACCAGGGCAGCTGCCGCTTCATTCTGCTTCTGGGCGACGGCCTGCTGCTCGAGCTGGGGGCGGACCTCCTCGAACGGCGGTATTTCGCCGCCCTGGGCCGCTGCGCCCTGTGCCTTCGCTTCCTCGTAGGCTGCCTTCAGTTCTTCCTCGGTGGGCGTGACGTCGCCGGTTTCTTCCGCGAGCAGGGTGTTCAGCCGGACCTGCTGTTCAATCTGGGTGGTGGCCTCCTCCTTGGGGATGCCCTGCACCTCCTCGAGTTTCGCGAACAGCTCTTCCGCGTCGGCGAAGTTGTTGGACTTCACGAGCTTGTCGGTCTCGGCTGCGACGGCCTCTTCGGATGCTTCGATCCCGCGCTTGTCCGCTTCCTGGATGAGCAGCTTATTGCCGATCAGGTTATCCAGCGTCTGCGTCTTCAGCTGTTCCTGGTTGACCTCCTGGCCGGTCATCTGCGACTGCATGGACATCTGCTGAAATGCGCCCTCATACGAGGTGATGAACTCGTCTTTCGGGATTTCGAGGCCGTTGACGACGGCGACGACGTCGGGGATCCCCTCAAGGTCCGGCGTCGGTGCTTCGGCCGGGGTGCTGGAGGCGCTTTCCTCCGGAGCCGGTTCCGCCTCGGTATTTCCCGCGCAGCCCGTCGCAAACGCGAGCGATCCGGCTAAGCACAGGCCGATCAGCCACTTCTTCTTCACAAGATTCTCCTACTGATTGACGATCGCCAGCGAGCTTAGCAGCCCCTGATGAGGTAAACCTTGGCGCCCGCTGTACGTACGCTGGACGGTAGGATTCCGAAGATGCCGAACCTCAACGGACACCTCCCCCTGCAAAGCCTCCCGCAACTGCTGCTGGATGTTGCGGCTATCGACTCCAACATCGCGTTGAAGGAACGGTGGGCGGCAGAACGGTCAATGGTCCTCGCGCCGCACATCAAAACCACAATGACCCGCGAGATTGTGCACAGGCAACTGCCCGGCGCGTGGGGCGTAACGGTTGCGACCGCGGGCCAGGCGGTTCACGCTGCTGCGTGGGGCGCTCGCCGGATCCTGATCGCCAACGAGGTGGTGTTCACACCGCAGGTCCTGCAGCTGCGGCGGTTGCTGGAGGCGGACCACACACTGGACATCTTCTGCCTTACCGATTCGGTGGCGGGCGTGACCGTGCTGGCAGAGGTTTTCGACGGCGCCGGTCCGCGACTCAACGTGCTCATCGACGTCGGCGTCGCGGGGGGTCGGACCGGCATCAGGACAGCGGACGAAGCCCCGGCACTGGCTGATGAGATCCACCGGCACCCAGGACTCCGGCTGGCGGGCGTCAGTGCCTACGAGGGAATTGCGCCGAACCTCCGCACGGCGGAGAACCTTGAGCAGGTGGACTCGCACTGCCGGATGGCCCGGACCATCTTCGAAGGGCTTCGGGAACGGTTCGGGGAGCAGCCGATTTTCTCGATCGGCGGCTCTGCCTTCCAGGATCGGGCTGCGCAGTTCCTGCCCGCCGGAGCGATCAATGTCCTCCGCTCGGGCTGCTACGTCATCCACGACCACGGGACGTACGCCGACGTCTCACCGCTGCCGGGGCTGCGGCCCGCGGCGGTGGTGCGCGCCGTCGTTCTCTCCGTGCCAGAGGAAGCCAGGGCGGTGCTCGGGGCAGGCAAGAGGGAGCTGGCGTACGACGCCGGCCTGCCCACCCTTGTTGCGCATCACCGGAACGGCGAGGCGCAGGTGGAGCCGGCCGGCGTCGTCGTCAAGCTCTTCGACCACCACGCCATCGTGGAGAGCGCGGACGGGCTGGTAGTCGGTGACACGGTGGACCTTGGGATCTCGCACCCGTGCTCGGTGTTCGACCGGTGGCGGTCAGTGCTGGCGGTGCACGGCAACGCGACGGAACTGTGGCACCCGCAGTTCTAGCTCCTTGGGGTTCGGTACGCTTGAATCAGCCCCAGTTCCTACCCGAAAGGGCTCACGATGAAGATCAGCGTCGGACAGTTCAGGCCGGGCGGCGATGTCCTGGCCAACATCGAAACCATGCGGGAACTTGCGCGGCAGGCCAGCGCTGATGGATCGCAGCTGATCGTCTTCCCCGAGGAATCAATGTTCTCCATCGGCAAGGTGGACGGGGATCTGGCCGTTGCGGTGGAAGCGAACTGGTCCGGTTTCGTGCAGCAGCTATCCTTCCTTGCGGCGGAACTGAACATCGCCGTCGTCGCCGGCGGTTACGAAGCCAGCGGCGAGGAGCGCCCGTACAACACGCTCGTGCTGATTGACTCGACCGGCAAGATCGTTGAGACGTACCGCAAGCTTCACCTCTATGACGCCTTCAGCTACCACGAGTCCAAGCGCATCAAACCGGGCGACGGCGGCATCAAGGTGGTGCCGGTGGGCGACCTTACCGTTGGGCTGATGACCTGCTATGACCTGCGCTTCCCGGAACTCGCGCGGGCGCTCGCGGACCAGGGGGCCGACGTCGTGCTGGTGCCCGCCGCCTGGTTCAAGGGCGACCACAAGATTGAACATTGGGAGACCCTGCTGCGTGCGCGGGCGATCGAAAACACGGTCTGGGTTGCGGCAGCCGGCACCTCCAGCGCTCACACCATCGGCCACTCCGTCATCCTCGATCCAATGGGCGTGCCGCAGGTCTTCCTGAACGACGAGGAACGCGGCGTGGTCACTGCTGATGTGAACCGGCGCCGGATCGATGAGGTGCGTGAGTTCCTTCCCGTGCTGCGTAACCGCCGGTTCGCCCGCAACGAGGACATCGTCGAGTCCCACTAAGGCGACGGGAACCGCTCCCGCCATGGCGAGGTTCCTGCTATTTAGCTGTACCGCTAGCGCTTCCGGGTGCGCTGGAACAGCACAGCTGCGCCGGCATGCGCTGCCACGCCCAAGGGAATCCACCACGCGAGAGCCAGCCAGACGTCGTCGTACGCGGTGTTGCCCATCAGGTTGGACCGCACGGCTTCAATTACCGGTGTGAGCGGCTGGTGCTCGGCAATGCCGCGGATCCACTCCGGAAGCGTATTGACCGGGACAAACCCGCTACTGATGTAGGGCAGGAAGATCATCAGGAAGGTGGAGCCGCTGGCTGCTTCCGGGCTGAGCAGTAGGCCAAGGAGGCAGGCTATCCAGGTCATCGCGACTACGAACACGAGCAGGATGCCGACCGCCGTCAGCCAGCCCGCCACGTTCCCGGAGGGCCTGAAGCCGAGCGCAAAGGAGACACCGACCACCACGGCCGAGGAAGCAAGGTTGCGTAGGACGCTGGTTATGACGTGGCCCACGAGGACGGCGGAACCGTAGGTAGGCAGGGTGCGGAACCGGCCGATGGTGCCGGTGGTCATATCGGTTGCCACGGAGACTGCCGTGTTCGCGGCACCGTACCCCGCGCACAGGACAATCACAGCGGGCACCACGTAGTCCACATACTCCGTGCCGGTGTTCATGGCGCCGCCGAAGATCACCACGAAGGACAGCAGGATCATCGCGGGCAGCACGATCGAGAGCACCAGGCCGTCAATGCTGCGGACTGTGCGGCGGAGTTCCCGGCCCACCATGACGGCGGTTCCGGAGCGGACGTTCAGCGTGGTGGTGGTCATTGGACCTGCTCCTTTGCGGGCCGGGCGGGCTGGTTCACTCGCTCCGCATGGGCAGGCTGAGTGAGGGTGAGGAAGACGTCGTCGAGCGTTGGTTGCAGGATGGCGATGTTCGCCACGGTTACATCCGCAAGGTCGCCGAGGATCCGGCGGATGGTGGCGGCGGTATCGGTGGTCGATACGGTGAGTGACCAGGAATCAGGATCAACAGCGGTTGGCTGCGTCAGGGCGGCGGCCCTGTCGAGGTCCTCCTGGCTGCCGAAGGAAAACCGGACCTGGTGGATGTTTCCAAGCAAGCCTTTCAGCTCCCGGGCTGTGCCCTCTGCAATAAGAGCGCCGCCGTTCAAAATGAGGATCCGGTCCGCGAGCTGGTCCGCTTCCTCGAGGTACTGGGTTGTCAGCAGGATCGCCGTTCCGTCCTGCGCCAATTGCCGGATTTCCTGCCAGAGCCTGTGCCGGCTCTGCGGATCGAGACCGGTGGTCGGTTCATCGAGGAAGAGCGCGGCCGGCCGTGCAGCGATGCCGGCCGCGAGGTCCAGCCGACGCCGCATGCCACCGGAATAGGTGGAAACCCGCTTAGTGCCTGTCCCCGTGAGGTCGAAGGCTTCGAGGAGCCCGGTTGCCCGCTCCCGTGCCTGCCCCTTCGTCAGCCCGGAGAGCCGCGCCATCATGATGAGGTTCTCCTGGCCTGACTGGAAATCGTCCAGCGCAGCGTACTGCCCGGTGAGGCTGAAGTGCCTGCGGGCGCTGGTTGGGTTAGCCAGCAGGTCGATCCCCGCAATCG
This genomic interval carries:
- a CDS encoding hydroxymethylglutaryl-CoA lyase, with product MTRTTALRDVTLRDGLQLTGGVLATDRKVSIVRSLLAAGVPALEIGSMARPDLVPPMANTLEVIEALTPEELEKCWIWVATPRHVQKATAAGAKNVQYCLSVSDAHNQANIGRTTEASMAALPEAVGYANDAGATIQLCLATSFTCPFEGRIDPERVLALVADERSAGTNDVVICDTLGHAVPQEVGSLIRRTTELSPERGVVYHGHDTWGMGVANALAAIDAGAYMVDGALAGLGGCPFAPGASGNTSSEDILFATRPGWLTPSSFAELVTLGEGVIAELGEDNRSKAAQGARSKASAFEWVI
- a CDS encoding DUF72 domain-containing protein — encoded protein: MSPSVPTARIGISGWRYAPWRKNFYPVGLPQRLELEYASQHLDTIEINGTFYSLQRPTSFVQWRDTAPDAFRFSVKGPRFITHMLGLRNAETALANFFASGVLALGSKLGPILWQLPATRRFDAELLEGFLSQLPTTTTAAASLAKGHDDRLKDRNWTETDADRPLCHALEVRHESFRDEACYEILRKHSVAMVVADSAEKWPQFREVTGGVVYVRLHGSTELYTSGYSDKELDEWAGLVHGWLTGSGCPDGQGRDVHVYFDNDVKVHAPFNAIALAGRLSTMRR
- a CDS encoding alanine racemase, producing MPNLNGHLPLQSLPQLLLDVAAIDSNIALKERWAAERSMVLAPHIKTTMTREIVHRQLPGAWGVTVATAGQAVHAAAWGARRILIANEVVFTPQVLQLRRLLEADHTLDIFCLTDSVAGVTVLAEVFDGAGPRLNVLIDVGVAGGRTGIRTADEAPALADEIHRHPGLRLAGVSAYEGIAPNLRTAENLEQVDSHCRMARTIFEGLRERFGEQPIFSIGGSAFQDRAAQFLPAGAINVLRSGCYVIHDHGTYADVSPLPGLRPAAVVRAVVLSVPEEARAVLGAGKRELAYDAGLPTLVAHHRNGEAQVEPAGVVVKLFDHHAIVESADGLVVGDTVDLGISHPCSVFDRWRSVLAVHGNATELWHPQF
- a CDS encoding SurA N-terminal domain-containing protein, whose amino-acid sequence is MKKKWLIGLCLAGSLAFATGCAGNTEAEPAPEESASSTPAEAPTPDLEGIPDVVAVVNGLEIPKDEFITSYEGAFQQMSMQSQMTGQEVNQEQLKTQTLDNLIGNKLLIQEADKRGIEASEEAVAAETDKLVKSNNFADAEELFAKLEEVQGIPKEEATTQIEQQVRLNTLLAEETGDVTPTEEELKAAYEEAKAQGAAAQGGEIPPFEEVRPQLEQQAVAQKQNEAAAALVEKLRESGEVTSNL
- a CDS encoding carbon-nitrogen hydrolase family protein, which produces MKISVGQFRPGGDVLANIETMRELARQASADGSQLIVFPEESMFSIGKVDGDLAVAVEANWSGFVQQLSFLAAELNIAVVAGGYEASGEERPYNTLVLIDSTGKIVETYRKLHLYDAFSYHESKRIKPGDGGIKVVPVGDLTVGLMTCYDLRFPELARALADQGADVVLVPAAWFKGDHKIEHWETLLRARAIENTVWVAAAGTSSAHTIGHSVILDPMGVPQVFLNDEERGVVTADVNRRRIDEVREFLPVLRNRRFARNEDIVESH
- a CDS encoding IclR family transcriptional regulator — encoded protein: MPATADTGPAPLLVLNKITSILDAFSLSRPELTLADIRKATGLPTSTVQRLVGNLVANGFLDRTQDGYRVGVKMAYWAAPAAHGVEILETLKPVMKELRDSLGETVCFYQSSLEYRVCVAMAETHHMLRRAMHVGDILPLHAGSAGRVLLAYDRPLADRILAMDLDPLTAGTITDREILRDAIEKTRVDGYAITIGERESGSSGLSAPVFNAQADIMGALTIMGPSLRMTPELCESWVENLLEATERITRMIGGRLPGEKTLR
- a CDS encoding adenylosuccinate synthase produces the protein MPAIVIVGAQWGDEGKGKATDLLGGRVDYVVKPNGGNNAGHTVVVGGEKYELKLLPAGILSPNAIPIIGNGCVINLEALFEEIDGLVARGADTSKLRVSANAHLVAPYHQVLDKVTERFLGKRAIGTTGRGIGPAYMDKVARLGIRVQDVFDESILRQKVEGSLEQKNELLVKVYNRRDVQVEEIIEYFLSFAERLRPLVIDSTYVLNEALDAGKVVLMEGGQATFLDVDHGTYPFVTSSNPTAGGASVGSGIGPTRISRAVGIIKAYTTRVGAGPFPTELFDDMGIYLQKTGGEYGVNTGRPRRCGWYDAVLARHAARVNGFTDYFVTKLDVLTGIDRIPVCVAYDVDGVRHDEMPMTQTEFHHAKPIFEYFEGWSEDITGARTIGDLPENAQTYVRALEKMSGTRFSAIGVGPDRDQTIVINDLIAG
- a CDS encoding ABC transporter permease, which codes for MTTTTLNVRSGTAVMVGRELRRTVRSIDGLVLSIVLPAMILLSFVVIFGGAMNTGTEYVDYVVPAVIVLCAGYGAANTAVSVATDMTTGTIGRFRTLPTYGSAVLVGHVITSVLRNLASSAVVVGVSFALGFRPSGNVAGWLTAVGILLVFVVAMTWIACLLGLLLSPEAASGSTFLMIFLPYISSGFVPVNTLPEWIRGIAEHQPLTPVIEAVRSNLMGNTAYDDVWLALAWWIPLGVAAHAGAAVLFQRTRKR
- a CDS encoding ATP-binding cassette domain-containing protein, which translates into the protein MSALASTGRHSQDPVLWAHGIHKRFGAHSVLSGVDLDLSSGEVVALLGPNGAGKTTLINILSTLIKPDQGTASIAGIDLLANPTSARRHFSLTGQYAALDDFQSGQENLIMMARLSGLTKGQARERATGLLEAFDLTGTGTKRVSTYSGGMRRRLDLAAGIAARPAALFLDEPTTGLDPQSRHRLWQEIRQLAQDGTAILLTTQYLEEADQLADRILILNGGALIAEGTARELKGLLGNIHQVRFSFGSQEDLDRAAALTQPTAVDPDSWSLTVSTTDTAATIRRILGDLADVTVANIAILQPTLDDVFLTLTQPAHAERVNQPARPAKEQVQ